In Quercus robur chromosome 11, dhQueRobu3.1, whole genome shotgun sequence, the sequence CCGTTATTgttgtaattattaaattatccaaataataataatagactTGCAAGCATTTTAGATGGACCAGCCAATAATCTGAGGTTAGGGAATTGGTTAACCTTCCTCCTATTGATTCCTTGATTCGGGTCTGGAATTCCAAGGAAGACAAAATCCTGAGAAAAATCTATGGAGAACTGAAGAGATTGTTTGCCATCTTAAAATGAAGTACATGACTTGTTGAGCCAGTCCAGTAAatggaaaagtgagagagaacttaaaatgactttttacatttattattggTGGTGGAATATTTGAAGGATAtcaacttttcttttcctctcctcTGTTTTTCTGGCAACCTCATGGGGCTCAACTTATGGTTTTCTCCTCATATGAGAGTCGTACCAATCTTAACTCTCAAATGGATTCCAGATAGGAGCTCTCAAAATTCTTATAACAGAAAAGATTCTAAcaaattttggtgaaatgatttccaattacttaaattcaaagATGAGAGCATGATGAGCTAGAAACACTTTCCCCTAGAATGAACAAAGACCTACAATATGGAAACAATTAGTCGACCTACTATTATCCATTGACAATGGATCTGCAGAAACAAAAGTTTGAGGGAATAAGAGAAAAGTCCAAACTAAGATTCTAACATTAAAAATTCATAACAAGTATTAGGTAGCTAAGAGATTTACGATATGGGTCAATGGCCTTGTTTCTTCCATGCGCACATGGATTTTGCTTAGAATTCTCTTACCAATCCCGCAATAAAATAACAACTCAAATTTGAGACACAAGGAAAGCTAATCCTGCAAAATTTCACAGCCTCTCTCAAGATCCTTCTCATTTATGTATAGTGTAATTTTCTTATATAGTAATTAGCTCCTCCCATGTATATGTCTTATCTGCAAAAATTTCATGGTAGATGAACTCTATACATCAGCTTTTCCAGGTTTCTGAGTGTGACTTTTCCAGCTATAGCCCTCAGATTTTGCATCTTCATCATCTTCCATGCTGTCACCACATGTGGTGGAGGTCCCTCCAGTGTTCCCAGTTAAGTGCAGGGGACCTTGGGGAGAACCAGACTGGGAACTGCTAGCCTTAGAAGAGTCACCATATTGATCTTGCATCCATAAACTCCCTAAAACAACAACAGATTGATTTGCAGGAGCAGCTGCTGTAGAATTTGGAAGCCTTCGAGTATGAAGTCTGTATTTCTGCAAGAACAATAAAAACCTTCAATCAATTATGATAATTGGAATCAAGTTCCATTCAAAATATCAATCTTATAGAATGCCTTAATTTCTTGGAAAAAATGAGGTAATGGAAACATAAATTCTGGACTTCCTCCAGCGATTAATTTATCCCTCATTCTTCCAAGTAACGAACAGAGAAGAAAGgcagaaagaaaattaataacttactTGTAAATGACTCTTAACTTCGTCGTTGGTCAGCCCATCAACCTGCATCAGTTCTCTAATTTGCTTTGGAGTAGCCACTGCAAAATATACGGAAAGTTCAAATTAGACCTTTTAATATCAAAAGTGAGATAATGCAATCTATCACAGCTATATTTGATATACCAGTAAGACTTTCAGCAGATTCATAGATGATATGCAACAACCACTATTTCCCTATTCTGTATCTCTTCACTGTAAATCATTATCCTTATAATACAATTTCATATCTTATCATGTTGATGAAAAGCACGACACCACAACTGTGCTCTATATCTAAAATATCCATCTTTGAGATAAAGTTGACCTCAAGAGGAACAAAATGAAATAGCACTAGTCCTGCTCTTACAATTGTTTTTGCACATTCAACCCTTTGGCAATAAAAATGTTATCCAACACCAAGAATTAAAGTCCAATTCAAGTATTTGTGGAACTCTAGACTCAACCAAAACAACACTCAAACAAAAGTTTCCAAATTGTCATCTTGAACTTTGATTTTAGTTTCAGGGTCAAACCTTGTGAGCCTCCAAGTTGCTGCAGAGCACTGACAAACCGCCTATGCAACTCCGGTGACCAGCATCTCCTCTGTTTCCTAGCAGTCTGCTGCTGTGACTGCTGTGTCCCACTCCGTATAATAGCATTAGGAGCAGAGGAGGAAACAGATTTGCCACAGCTGGTTCTCAAACCATTAGAGCCTGATTCCTCCCTTGGATTCTTAATCCCCGGAGTAAGCAAAGAAAGTCCATGTACTGGCAATTCCTCCTTCTCCTCTTTCCTCGCCACTGGAAAACCCGGATAGGCTTTAAATGGCATAAATGCCCTGCCTCCATTTCTATTTCTACTAGATTGGAATGGATCCTCACTTCCTAAGACACCTTCTTCCTCACTTTTCTGCCAtaaccaaataataataaaaaaatcaattcctCTATTAATTTCAATCAGATTGTCTCAAAATTAGCAATTAATTTGATAAATTCCTAGTTACTTTGTGTGTCTATGAAGTTATAATATTCCACttattttttccattatatACCTTTGTATCCAATTTAGGATTAGATTTGGTGCAATCAGTAGAGGAGTAATCCTCAGAGTTCCACAGCTGAACAGAGCTCATCCAGTTCTTCTTATCCTTGTaatccttttctttcttgttttcttcattttgatcACAATCTTTCTTCAGTGGTATAAACTCCTCCAACACTGGTTGAACCTCATTAGGCACAGAGCATTGCATTGACTCCTTTAAAACTGAAATCGCTGCAAAAACACACAACATAAAAAGAGTTAAAATTTACACGAAATCATTGACCAACAtgttcaaaaattaaaacccatcTCAGAACTGGAATCCAAATATCCATTTCCAAAATTGGAAGAAATTTCATACAGaagaaacacaacaaaaacGAAAAAACCATTAATCAAATAATCacccaaacccataaacccatatccaaatcaagtaaaaaaaaaaaaaaaaactaaaatataaacaaaacccATGTATCAAAATCATctaaaatcaaaaacccatttctcaaaaaaccaaatttaaaaCACAAATATATTCAAAACCAACCATCGTTCAATAAAATCATGCAGAGTGGAAGCTCGCGCTTAAACGCATCGATCTTCCCCATTTCTCCCTCCAATCTTTTCACGAAGTCATCGAGCTTCAACGCTCTTTCCGACACGCTACCGATCATCGACACGTCCCTGAGAAAATCAGTGATCGTTTTCGGCACAAAACTCGGCGCAAAATCCAAGCTCAGCTCCGGTGGAACCGAACCCATCTTCCGATCTTTCACTTCCTTTTTCTATATCTCTCTTGTAATTATATCTCTCTGTTCTTCTTTCTCTGTTATGGATTTTCTTCAACAAACTGAGCAAAATATAGAGAGAAAGACTGAGGatctgtgtgtgtatatataatacaaACACACagataaatacatatatatgtatatataggtatatttcTAATACagtgaaagagaaaaatataatatttgtgattggagaaagagaaaaagtgggtaatggaaaaaaaaaaaaaaaaaaatgaaaccgaGAATTTGTACGCGAAGATTCTGTTGGCTTTGttgagaagaggaagagagaaaaagaatcgCCGAGTTTCTACGGGTTTTTATAAAGTCCACTTTTTCGTGTCGTCGCGTATATCATCCACCGCAACAAATGGTAATTAGGTTTTGtactatttttcctttttgtcttAAAATTTCTATACTACCCttggaattttctttgattctctctttgttttctttgattcTGTTTCTGACCTATAAATGCCATTGAGTACTCTTGGTTGGTTGGTAAAATTTGTAGTTGGTCCATTGTAAATACGGGACGGGAGTCTACTTTGTCAACGCATTGTATTTTGagagtatctaataattttttatacagTATATTCTTCTTATTCCAATTTTATACCGATTTTATTGCAAGTAACATGAAATATTGTAGGGGATAATTATATtgttataataatttatcaataatGCTACCCtttcaaccaaaataaaaaataataataataataatgctaccctaaattccataaaaaaataatgctattgtaaaaaaaaaattaatatttttacaaattgatgatGTGGCAAATTTTTACATGTTTTCATCTGAATCTAtcattgacattattttttaatttactaaCAACTACTCATCATTTCagtttctagattttttttgcaaaaaaaatttgtagctgaagctttttttttataatataaaggTTAAAGGTTAATGTTTTGTATATGAAAAAATctgatataattaaaaaaaaaatcgcaaTATACTATAAGTTGGCCAATTGTGAGTtgtaaatagtaaaaataatgtttgtgGCACATCTATGTAAAAGAAATGGTTTACTACTCATAGTTTATCATcttatcatattttctttaaagaaaattgtATTAGTAATAGAactgtgtgtgtatatgtagaGAAcctaatagaaaaatattttatttgagaaaaaaaattttagtttaattttttttcatgatatTTTTTAGGGTTATAGGGAtgtgccttttctttttctttttttgaataataaatatttacaaTAAGGGAAAATGAATTGAATTCCGGATGATTCCGTTGAAAGCATAAAGTTGTGCTTTTttgaagttatatatatatatatatatattgatttttctctctaaaaaaaaaaaaaaaaaagtccagtTAATGAGTGTCTCAATGCATTGGTTaaagttgagtttttttttttttttttattgtaattgattagCTATATTTTTAGGAGTCCCAAAAATTctgttaaataaatatttgtttatttttttgttattttctaatGCAATGAGAACCATTAGATTCCGCAGGAATACACCttttaataaaagcaaaaaaaaaaaaaaaaactctaaacgaggtttttatttattgagtTTAACTCTATTTACCTTATGATTGATTATAAACATATGTTATGGGAGTCAATATTCTTGAACCAAAAACTGTTTGATTTCCTTAGTTATATTTCTACATCCTATATGATATTTATAATGGTCTTATCTTCTAATGAAGTAGATGGAACGGAAACGAAATAAGTTGTGACAATTTTAAACAtccttataatatatatatatatatatatatgtatatatgtatatatattatatttttgttctttgtctcatgaataataaaataatatttggactatttattgtttaattgattttgaggtTTGTTTAATTTCTGTTTTGAGTGTGAACTGGATGCCCCGATCTCATGCACTTTGCAATTCCCCTTTTATACAGCTGTGACTATGAGTTATGGCGTGCAGCAATCTAAAGGCAAGTCTAGAAACTGCCTCATGAAGTCCGGAATGTGAAAGCATATGGAGTAAtgagtatatattaatatatatttatttatattaaaacaaacaaatagacCAACTATTTTACATATTGGTTTCATTTCTTCACTTTGGAATTATGAATTTAGTGTTTGCCAAAATGAAgagcccaaaaaataaaaactggtttaccaatgagagagagagatacacgAGTCACAAAGGTAATATGTAACATCTTcatgaattatgatatataGGATTTGAACTTATGGCGTTTACATAAATAGTTACTTTTTATATCAGATTAAGATATCAATTAGTTTTTCATGCGTAGTCAGAATTCAAAACTAAGTTCTTattcaattataaaatattttatcaattgaaTTAACCAGAACCCACaaattgtaatataatttaaaaccAACTTTAGTAGTGAAAgtctattttatcttttttattttttagttggaTAAATAAGTAAATTGTGAGCATTGATGTAAGGATGACACATCTCTCAAATAGGGAGAAATTATCTTCAATAGTATGCTCTCACACACACCCCGATAATCTTTTACCATTGCGAATGAGTGCATAAAATGGTTATAGGTAAAACAGTTTTGTAATCACTATCAAAACTTTTTGTAATTCACAATTGTTGAAACATCAAATGTCGGGTTCACTGTGAGATGATATCTTGTGAGATGGTCTTTTATACGACCACAATTTGATAACATATGGGACTCAAACATTGTAAAAGACAGGTTTTATATGACAGTCTaataaggttttattttttcaccgAAACATTGCTCCACTTTCAGAAATAATTCGAGAAAATATGACCATTATATGCAAGGACCAGTGGACCACTGGTAGAAGAAAGTTAGAAAGGTACCATCAATTTTGTTTATTGGTCCTAAGGTTCTTGGAGGTGATGCAAAAATGGTCAAGACTGCATTACATGAATGTCCGTACTTCTTACCCACGTCCCCTACATAAAAATAGACTCCTAAAAGGGAAACTACATttgaaaacactatttttttttttaataattggatAATTACAACATTTGAAAGCgaaaaatagtaattttcatttttaatattttataggCAAAATTAATAGGTATTAAAATAAACTTTGTTCTTAcaagaaaagtaaaaattagtaTTTGAGATAAACTCATAAACTTCATTGgcttaaaaaaggaaaaagacaaaatcattttttataaagTCATAAAATACCAATAACTTTTTGGTTTAATGATAATTTTGCATATAAGTAAGATTGTGAACCCAGATCTTACTGATAATTAactcaattatattttttttcctaaagatTATACAATACAATGTCCCATTTTGGCAACATCCCACCAATgagacttttttcttttcccaagtAAATAAGATATAATAAAATTGCATAAGTGGACAGTCGGAGCTAACATGTGATGTGCTACTAGGCATGTACAAAAAGTAAGGGTAAAGTATAGTTCTAAATATAATTTACacagtttatcaaaaaatataatttacacaAATTCATGTTCAATCAATTAGAAAATTCcctcctattaaaaaaaaaaaaatcctaatgggttccagttagctcaattggtaaagtttctgatggttgaataagagatctggagtcCAATCtccgtctacaccaaaaactagtctaatgataaaaaaaaacacaattatcAAAAGTAGAATCCAATAGATTGAAactcactttaaaaaaaaaaaaaaaaattccctacaATTCAAATCCAATTAATCTTATTACtactaggggtgtcaattcgtgTTCACGGATCGGGTTCGTGTCATGTTGAGCCATAAGTACTTTGCTATATGGGTTGACCCGAACTCGACCTGTTTAGTAAGAGATCTGGAGTCCAATCtccgtctacaccaaaaactagtctaatgataaaaaaaaacacaattatcAAAAGTAGAATCTAATAGATTAAaactcacttaaaaaaaaaaaaaaaaaaaaattccctacaATTCAAATCCAATTAATCTTATTACtactaggggtgtcaattcgtgTTCACGGATCGGGTTCGTGTCATGTTGAGCCATAAGTACTCTGCTATATGGGTTGACCCGAACTCGACCTGTTTAGTAAACGTGTCAAGAATCCttaaccctaacccgacccgtTTATTAAATAGGTTGACCCAACCCGACATGTTTAACCTGTTTAATTAATAAGTCAtgtaaaaattaatacaaataaTCTGTTTAATAACCTGTTTGATTAATAGGTCATACATGACCtaaataatctattatcaatttctatatatctaaaattaaaatacaattacaaccataaatatagtaataaacatataattacagcaaaaaattaagcaataataaaaaaatttaataccttTATTATCTAAACGGGTCAAACAGGTCAGATGGGTTCACATGTTGAACATGAATACAactcgtttattaaacgggtcagtcgTGTCGACCCGAATATGACTCGAACCCATTTAGCCTCAACCCATGACCTGTTTATAAATGGGTTAGTTGTGTTGGGTTTGCGGATCGTGTCAGATTTTGCCATCCCTAATTACTACACAAATAGcttaaaatgataaatacaTTCCGATAAATATGTATATGTTGCTAATCAATCTAATTTTCCAAATACTACCCAAAATTTATGATTTGCTTTACAATAACTTTATCTTGGGACACTTTTGAAGAGCATGAGATCCATCGTTATCATTGTagaaagagtgtgcctcttgaACTCAAATTGAACTCTTGTAAAGCAAGCTTTTttcacagagagagaaaaaaagttagaggagaaaagaaaaaagagaagcaaGTCGAAAGCCGTTAGCccaaaagcacaaaatcaacaaCAGGAACCCTAAGCATCAACTTTTACAAACTCTATGCATCCAAACttggattataatttttttgaataactATGAAATGACCAGAAAAATCTTTAATAGTATCAAAATCTTGAATTAGTTGATTGAAATAAATTTGATTGGTCAATCTGACTCACCCAAAGATTTTTTACCCATTTAATATGactttgcaattaaaaaaaccaGTAATAATAATGTTCAAGTATGGAGGGCTTTATTAGTACAgtcaaacaagaaaaaaaagttttttttaataatctaaaattatgtacCACTTTTTCGCATCTCTACCATGATGGGTCAAGAATCATATATTCTTTTATGGGAACAAGAAGACCACCAAAGAGGAATATTGAGGCCAGTCTCTATGTTCATTCAGATTCCAACACgtgtttattttataattttttttacctgcttttcttttaatctctaaataaatatatatctttttaaatTCATAGCATTTATTGTCAAATTAGTGAGATTCTTCTATGTTCTTGGTACAGTGTTTTTGGGTCTCCATCTCACAAGGAATCACAACTTTCTGACCTCATCAGTCATTGGCCATGCTTAATTGGtggattataaatttttatttattttattttatagcttTTTTGTTGATTCCAAAACCCATTTATTGGGTCATCTTTGCTCTACGGAAAATGGAACTGGCATCTGTGACTTGTCTGCAAGTTTTGTCCCTTAGATCAAGTTGGAAAAGGACCTAATTTTATagaagtactaaaaaaaaagtaccactCCATCTCAATGGTCCATAATCCATATTCTGCATTTCTGAATTTATATTAGTTTGTGCAATTATTTGTACCCAAAAATCATGTACTCTTCTACCGTCTCTACCAGTTACTTGAGGAATATTGCCACATTTGGCATCTTTAATCACTATTAAGTACATAAGAATTTAGATAAGCATGATTTGTGAtgcttttcttataaaaatatgGGACCTATAAATAAACgtacacaaaaaaattatttggagaGTACCACATATCATTTTCTATCATTAAGGAGGCTTTTTGGACTGTGGATTGTTTTGTTCTTGTTGCAATTCTCTTAGACTACCCTTTTATGTATTTTACTTTCACTTCTCTATAACTTATTGTAAtgaataaaaatgtattttacttttttttaaacagagactttttagttatttttcagatttttaagGTGTAAGATTTTTCTTAACAAATTTCTTAAGGGCACAAGTTAAattgcatttaatattttattaataaaattatacatatattttttttaaataaagtcaAACAATGCATGTGTCTAGAAAAACATATACAACCACAATGAATTTATGtatacaaattaataaattaatcattattttttttaaaaatgtgattagtgtatattacaaatttacaactcataatgaaatatttattactattcattttcttcttcaagcATTTACACACTTGTTAacatatcaataaaataaaagcaatattacatacataaaaaatttcataacatttttcatataaattgaaTTGGCAAACTGTtactaattttcatttaaacttattattaacattatttttttaaataccacTAACAAAGTGCCACATcaataagtttaaaattttttgtgtataaaCAATCATCAAATAAGCCAATCCAAACCAACTACAAGGATTTTAGTATTCAAAACCGCAGGacaatttggaattttctcaaAGTTGTGATAatgttaataataaaaaaatgaagaagaaggaggaaagAAAAGGTCATCCCATAAaattcattgaaatttttttttttttcctatgcaCTAAATTGGGCTTAGAAAAAGTTCAGTAATtcagaaaagtaaaaaaagtaaattcaaAATTCAGTCATAAAAGAACCAATCTgaagctaaataaaaaaaaaaaaccattgtgTACCACTGTACCTAGGTACTATAAACCTTTGAAGCTAAGCATTCCTAAACGGGGACACCATGTAACATGTGATTGGGTCGTGTGAAACACCAACCATAGAGCGTGTGGACCTATCATATTCACGAATGGGTGGCTTAGAGATAAGGAATCTTGGAGAGTTGTGGGTCCCAAATTTCGATATTGCCTTAGATTTTCAACTATTTAGCTTTAGCATTATATAAAAAGgacagagtgagagagagacagagagagagagagagaaagatgctcttttttatttttctgacaTTAAAAAAAGGACAAACTTTTACAGCCGTTAGATTCCAAAGTTCTCTTCCATAGAATTAAGAATCTGCCTCTTCTTCCaccaaattctttttttattttattttattttattaatatcaaagatacgttattttattaaaatatatatattatttttttattctatcttAAACGTGGAGTTTGGATTGGATCCACTCCGGTTTCCCGCATCTCCATTAGTTTTGTCGGATGCTTGTACTTGAAGAATCTACACaccatttttttcaattttcatatatGCCCcttcaatttcatcaattttcattttttttttcctttatttaatagattgtgattttgtgaaaGGGATTGTTCTTTGTCTTGACAAATATGAAGGGTTTTAATTTGCGTATTTTGTGActaatttctttctcttcatgtcccccaagttttttttttattgcaaatTTTGACTTGGATGTTAGGACTCAATCCACCTATGTAAGTCATATATTACGCCTATATGAGTCTTGTGAAGAGTCATTTTTCTCCATTGCACAAGTTTGCATATCTTAGTCAtctaatattaaatttattgtgtttttcTTATCACAATTCAAAAGTTGTTTTGATATGAATTCACATTGCATTTGGAAATGGCCAAAAGTCATTGCACCAAAAAAGTTACATCTAATTTCTACTTTGACTCTAGCTATTCTAACCTGGCAAGACTAGTGAACAAACAAATCTATACACATGGAGCAGTCAACTAAATTAATGGCAATAATTCTTTTACCTAATTTTGGAGAAGGGTAGGGAAGGTGGCCTGAATGTATTAATTATCTCATTTTAAACAAGAGGTTAGTTAGACGGCAAGAAGTCTTTGCCTAATtatggatattttttttatatttttcataaaagttattataaaatttggctaaaatagttcattaataaatatcttAAGGGTACTCGTTATCGAGacttgtaattatttttttacctaaagtaaaagaccaaaataatattgggcCATTTTGCATATTTATGGAAAGTAGGTAGCACGTTGCAAACTTGTTGT encodes:
- the LOC126705371 gene encoding myb family transcription factor EFM-like, which gives rise to MGSVPPELSLDFAPSFVPKTITDFLRDVSMIGSVSERALKLDDFVKRLEGEMGKIDAFKRELPLCMILLNDAISVLKESMQCSVPNEVQPVLEEFIPLKKDCDQNEENKKEKDYKDKKNWMSSVQLWNSEDYSSTDCTKSNPKLDTKKSEEEGVLGSEDPFQSSRNRNGGRAFMPFKAYPGFPVARKEEKEELPVHGLSLLTPGIKNPREESGSNGLRTSCGKSVSSSAPNAIIRSGTQQSQQQTARKQRRCWSPELHRRFVSALQQLGGSQVATPKQIRELMQVDGLTNDEVKSHLQKYRLHTRRLPNSTAAAPANQSVVVLGSLWMQDQYGDSSKASSSQSGSPQGPLHLTGNTGGTSTTCGDSMEDDEDAKSEGYSWKSHTQKPGKADV